In a genomic window of Tamandua tetradactyla isolate mTamTet1 chromosome 17, mTamTet1.pri, whole genome shotgun sequence:
- the LIPT1 gene encoding lipoyl amidotransferase LIPT1, mitochondrial isoform X1, protein MSVLTHSILLTATSVLRAPTFIRMLIPFLMKNCFQLCCKLKIPAAGFKNTVKSGLILESLSSNVYQNLAVEDWIHDHMNLEGKPVLFFWRNSPSVVIGRHQNPWQECNLTLMREEGIKLARRRSGGGTVYHDMGNINLTFFTTKRKYDRMENLKLVVRALSALQPQLDVKATKRFDLLLDGQFKISGTASKIGRTTAYHHCTLLCSTDRTYLSSLLKSPYQGIRSNATASIPSLVKNLLEKDPTLTCEVLMKAIAAEYAAYHQIDNHINLIDPTDDTLFPGINSKARELQTWEWIYGKTPKFSINTSFNILYEQAPLEIKVHIDIKNGRIEICNIEAPDHWLPWEIRDKFNSSFVGSKFCPIETTMLTNILLRTCPEDHELHSKWNFLCEKIKRIM, encoded by the coding sequence catgctgATCCCATTTTTAATGAAGAATTGCTTCCAGTTATGTTGTAAACTCAAGATCCCAGCAGCTGGTTTTAAAAACACTGTAAAAAGTGGGCTCATTTTAGAGTCTCTTTCCAGTAACGTTTATCAAAATCTGGCCGTAGAAGACTGGATCCATGACCATATGAATCTAGAAGGCAAGCCAGTTCTGTTCTTTTGGAGAAATTCTCCCTCTGTTGTAATTGGTAGGCATCAGAATCCTTGGCAGGAATGTAATCTGACTCTGATGAGAGAAGAAGGTATAAAACTGGCTCGGAGAAGAAGTGGAGGAGGAACAGTCTACCATGACATGGGCAATATCAATTTGACTTTCTTTACCACCAAGCGCAAATATGATaggatggaaaatctgaaattaGTTGTGAGAGCTCTCAGTGCTCTCCAACCCCAGTTGGATGTAAAAGCTACTAAAAGATTTGACCTTTTACTTGATGGACAGTTTAAAATCTCAGGAACAGCCTCCAAAATTGGCCGGACTACTGCTTATCACCACTGCACTTTATTATGTAGCACTGATAGGACCTACTTGTCCTCCTTGCTAAAGAGCCCTTACCAAGGGATCAGGAGCAATGCCACTGCTAGCATACCTTCCTTAGTAAAAAATCTTCTGGAAAAAGATCCCACTCTGACCTGTGAGGTCCTGATGAAGGCTATTGCTGCAGAGTATGCTGCGTATCATCAAATTGATAATCACATTAACCTAATAGACCCAACAGATGACACACTGTTTCCTGGAATAAATAGCAAAGCCAGAGAACTACAAACTTGGGAGTGGATATATGGTAAAACTCCAAAGTTTAGTATAAACACTTCCTTTAATATATTGTATGAACAGGCACCCTTGGAAATTAAAGTACATATAGACATAAAGAATGGAAGAATTGAAATCTGCAACATTGAAGCACCTGATCATTGGTTGCCATGGGAAATACGTGATAAATTCAATTCGAGTTTTGTTGGCAGTAAGTTTTGCCCAATTGAAACTACCATGCTGACAAATATATTACTTAGAACCTGTCCAGAAGACCATGAACTTCacagtaaatggaattttctctgtgaaaaaattaagagaataatGTGA
- the LIPT1 gene encoding lipoyl amidotransferase LIPT1, mitochondrial isoform X2 yields the protein MLIPFLMKNCFQLCCKLKIPAAGFKNTVKSGLILESLSSNVYQNLAVEDWIHDHMNLEGKPVLFFWRNSPSVVIGRHQNPWQECNLTLMREEGIKLARRRSGGGTVYHDMGNINLTFFTTKRKYDRMENLKLVVRALSALQPQLDVKATKRFDLLLDGQFKISGTASKIGRTTAYHHCTLLCSTDRTYLSSLLKSPYQGIRSNATASIPSLVKNLLEKDPTLTCEVLMKAIAAEYAAYHQIDNHINLIDPTDDTLFPGINSKARELQTWEWIYGKTPKFSINTSFNILYEQAPLEIKVHIDIKNGRIEICNIEAPDHWLPWEIRDKFNSSFVGSKFCPIETTMLTNILLRTCPEDHELHSKWNFLCEKIKRIM from the coding sequence atgctgATCCCATTTTTAATGAAGAATTGCTTCCAGTTATGTTGTAAACTCAAGATCCCAGCAGCTGGTTTTAAAAACACTGTAAAAAGTGGGCTCATTTTAGAGTCTCTTTCCAGTAACGTTTATCAAAATCTGGCCGTAGAAGACTGGATCCATGACCATATGAATCTAGAAGGCAAGCCAGTTCTGTTCTTTTGGAGAAATTCTCCCTCTGTTGTAATTGGTAGGCATCAGAATCCTTGGCAGGAATGTAATCTGACTCTGATGAGAGAAGAAGGTATAAAACTGGCTCGGAGAAGAAGTGGAGGAGGAACAGTCTACCATGACATGGGCAATATCAATTTGACTTTCTTTACCACCAAGCGCAAATATGATaggatggaaaatctgaaattaGTTGTGAGAGCTCTCAGTGCTCTCCAACCCCAGTTGGATGTAAAAGCTACTAAAAGATTTGACCTTTTACTTGATGGACAGTTTAAAATCTCAGGAACAGCCTCCAAAATTGGCCGGACTACTGCTTATCACCACTGCACTTTATTATGTAGCACTGATAGGACCTACTTGTCCTCCTTGCTAAAGAGCCCTTACCAAGGGATCAGGAGCAATGCCACTGCTAGCATACCTTCCTTAGTAAAAAATCTTCTGGAAAAAGATCCCACTCTGACCTGTGAGGTCCTGATGAAGGCTATTGCTGCAGAGTATGCTGCGTATCATCAAATTGATAATCACATTAACCTAATAGACCCAACAGATGACACACTGTTTCCTGGAATAAATAGCAAAGCCAGAGAACTACAAACTTGGGAGTGGATATATGGTAAAACTCCAAAGTTTAGTATAAACACTTCCTTTAATATATTGTATGAACAGGCACCCTTGGAAATTAAAGTACATATAGACATAAAGAATGGAAGAATTGAAATCTGCAACATTGAAGCACCTGATCATTGGTTGCCATGGGAAATACGTGATAAATTCAATTCGAGTTTTGTTGGCAGTAAGTTTTGCCCAATTGAAACTACCATGCTGACAAATATATTACTTAGAACCTGTCCAGAAGACCATGAACTTCacagtaaatggaattttctctgtgaaaaaattaagagaataatGTGA
- the MITD1 gene encoding MIT domain-containing protein 1 isoform X1, with translation MRPRKRETHPPPGAAEVQGGSPSDGVVWAGAGPREHSCDRRAKAGGGTRFGVPLPAGPGTKDDAKKQNLRKKISDYMDRAENIKKYLDQEKEDGKYHKQIKIEENATGFSYESLFQEYLSETVTEVWIEDPYIRQTHQLYNFLRFCEMLIKRPCKVKTIHLLTSLDEGCGKEKQSSGLKEIKESLKNHGVLLELEYSSSIHDREIRFNNGWMIKIGRGLDYFQKPQEVQAALTRPKWKGATALSPPPQWSSRHQCASHGRERWFQPVKLPS, from the exons ATGCGTCCCCGGAAGCGGGAGACCCACCCACCTCCTGGTGCTGCGGAGGTGCAGGGAGGTTCCCCAAGTGATGGCGTGGTCTGGGCAGGGGCAGGACCGAGAGAGCACAGCTGCGATCGCCGTGCTAAAGCGGGCGGTGGAACTAGATTTGGAGTCCCGCTACCAGCAGGCCCTG gtACCAAAGATGatgcaaagaaacagaatctcagaaaaaaaatttctgactACATGGATAGAgcagaaaatatcaagaaatacTTGGATCAAGAAAAAGAAG ATGGAAAATATCACAAGCAAATTAAAATAGAAGAGAATGCAACAGGTTTCAGTTATGAGTCACTTTTTCAAGAATACCTTAGTGAGACTGTTACAGAAGTTTGGATAGAAGATCCTTATATCAGACAGACTCATCAG CTGTATAACTTTCTTCGGTTTTGTGAGATGCTTATTAAGAGACCCTGTAAAGTGAAAACCATTCATCTTCTCACTTCTCTGGATGAA GGCTGTGGGAAAGAGAAGCAAAGTAGTGgcctgaaagaaataaaagagtccCTCAAGAATCATGGGGTGCTGTTGGAATTGGAATACTCTTCTTCAATACATGACCGAGAAATTAG GTTCAACAATGGATGGATGATTAAGATTGGAAGGGGACTTGATTATTTTCAGAAACCACAG GAAGTCCAAGCAGCCTTGACGAGGCCCAAGTGGAAGGGAGCTACAGCCCTCAGCCCACCGCCCCAGTGGAGTTCCCGGCACCAGTGTGCCAGCCATGGGAGGGAGAGATGGTTCCAGCCTGTTAAACTGCCCAGCTAA
- the MITD1 gene encoding MIT domain-containing protein 1 isoform X2 — MAWSGQGQDRESTAAIAVLKRAVELDLESRYQQALVCYQEGIDLLIQVLKGTKDDAKKQNLRKKISDYMDRAENIKKYLDQEKEDGKYHKQIKIEENATGFSYESLFQEYLSETVTEVWIEDPYIRQTHQLYNFLRFCEMLIKRPCKVKTIHLLTSLDEGCGKEKQSSGLKEIKESLKNHGVLLELEYSSSIHDREIRFNNGWMIKIGRGLDYFQKPQEVQAALTRPKWKGATALSPPPQWSSRHQCASHGRERWFQPVKLPS, encoded by the exons ATGGCGTGGTCTGGGCAGGGGCAGGACCGAGAGAGCACAGCTGCGATCGCCGTGCTAAAGCGGGCGGTGGAACTAGATTTGGAGTCCCGCTACCAGCAGGCCCTGGTGTGTTACCAAGAAGGGATTGATTTGCTCATACAGGTTCTGAAAG gtACCAAAGATGatgcaaagaaacagaatctcagaaaaaaaatttctgactACATGGATAGAgcagaaaatatcaagaaatacTTGGATCAAGAAAAAGAAG ATGGAAAATATCACAAGCAAATTAAAATAGAAGAGAATGCAACAGGTTTCAGTTATGAGTCACTTTTTCAAGAATACCTTAGTGAGACTGTTACAGAAGTTTGGATAGAAGATCCTTATATCAGACAGACTCATCAG CTGTATAACTTTCTTCGGTTTTGTGAGATGCTTATTAAGAGACCCTGTAAAGTGAAAACCATTCATCTTCTCACTTCTCTGGATGAA GGCTGTGGGAAAGAGAAGCAAAGTAGTGgcctgaaagaaataaaagagtccCTCAAGAATCATGGGGTGCTGTTGGAATTGGAATACTCTTCTTCAATACATGACCGAGAAATTAG GTTCAACAATGGATGGATGATTAAGATTGGAAGGGGACTTGATTATTTTCAGAAACCACAG GAAGTCCAAGCAGCCTTGACGAGGCCCAAGTGGAAGGGAGCTACAGCCCTCAGCCCACCGCCCCAGTGGAGTTCCCGGCACCAGTGTGCCAGCCATGGGAGGGAGAGATGGTTCCAGCCTGTTAAACTGCCCAGCTAA
- the MITD1 gene encoding MIT domain-containing protein 1 isoform X3 has protein sequence MRPRKRETHPPPGAAEVQGGSPSDGVVWAGAGPREHSCDRRAKAGGGTRFGVPLPAGPGTKDDAKKQNLRKKISDYMDRAENIKKYLDQEKEDGKYHKQIKIEENATGFSYESLFQEYLSETVTEVWIEDPYIRQTHQLYNFLRFCEMLIKRPCKVKTIHLLTSLDEGCGKEKQSSGLKEIKESLKNHGVLLELEYSSSIHDREIRFNNGWMIKIGRGLDYFQKPQSRFSLGYCDFDLRPCHETTVDIFHNKHTQKNNRL, from the exons ATGCGTCCCCGGAAGCGGGAGACCCACCCACCTCCTGGTGCTGCGGAGGTGCAGGGAGGTTCCCCAAGTGATGGCGTGGTCTGGGCAGGGGCAGGACCGAGAGAGCACAGCTGCGATCGCCGTGCTAAAGCGGGCGGTGGAACTAGATTTGGAGTCCCGCTACCAGCAGGCCCTG gtACCAAAGATGatgcaaagaaacagaatctcagaaaaaaaatttctgactACATGGATAGAgcagaaaatatcaagaaatacTTGGATCAAGAAAAAGAAG ATGGAAAATATCACAAGCAAATTAAAATAGAAGAGAATGCAACAGGTTTCAGTTATGAGTCACTTTTTCAAGAATACCTTAGTGAGACTGTTACAGAAGTTTGGATAGAAGATCCTTATATCAGACAGACTCATCAG CTGTATAACTTTCTTCGGTTTTGTGAGATGCTTATTAAGAGACCCTGTAAAGTGAAAACCATTCATCTTCTCACTTCTCTGGATGAA GGCTGTGGGAAAGAGAAGCAAAGTAGTGgcctgaaagaaataaaagagtccCTCAAGAATCATGGGGTGCTGTTGGAATTGGAATACTCTTCTTCAATACATGACCGAGAAATTAG GTTCAACAATGGATGGATGATTAAGATTGGAAGGGGACTTGATTATTTTCAGAAACCACAG aGTCGGTTTTCCCTTGGATATTGTGATTTTGACTTAAGACCTTGTCATGAAACAACAGTGGACATTTTTCATaacaagcacacacaaaaaaataataggttGTAG
- the MITD1 gene encoding MIT domain-containing protein 1 isoform X4, whose translation MAWSGQGQDRESTAAIAVLKRAVELDLESRYQQALVCYQEGIDLLIQVLKGTKDDAKKQNLRKKISDYMDRAENIKKYLDQEKEDGKYHKQIKIEENATGFSYESLFQEYLSETVTEVWIEDPYIRQTHQLYNFLRFCEMLIKRPCKVKTIHLLTSLDEGCGKEKQSSGLKEIKESLKNHGVLLELEYSSSIHDREIRFNNGWMIKIGRGLDYFQKPQSRFSLGYCDFDLRPCHETTVDIFHNKHTQKNNRL comes from the exons ATGGCGTGGTCTGGGCAGGGGCAGGACCGAGAGAGCACAGCTGCGATCGCCGTGCTAAAGCGGGCGGTGGAACTAGATTTGGAGTCCCGCTACCAGCAGGCCCTGGTGTGTTACCAAGAAGGGATTGATTTGCTCATACAGGTTCTGAAAG gtACCAAAGATGatgcaaagaaacagaatctcagaaaaaaaatttctgactACATGGATAGAgcagaaaatatcaagaaatacTTGGATCAAGAAAAAGAAG ATGGAAAATATCACAAGCAAATTAAAATAGAAGAGAATGCAACAGGTTTCAGTTATGAGTCACTTTTTCAAGAATACCTTAGTGAGACTGTTACAGAAGTTTGGATAGAAGATCCTTATATCAGACAGACTCATCAG CTGTATAACTTTCTTCGGTTTTGTGAGATGCTTATTAAGAGACCCTGTAAAGTGAAAACCATTCATCTTCTCACTTCTCTGGATGAA GGCTGTGGGAAAGAGAAGCAAAGTAGTGgcctgaaagaaataaaagagtccCTCAAGAATCATGGGGTGCTGTTGGAATTGGAATACTCTTCTTCAATACATGACCGAGAAATTAG GTTCAACAATGGATGGATGATTAAGATTGGAAGGGGACTTGATTATTTTCAGAAACCACAG aGTCGGTTTTCCCTTGGATATTGTGATTTTGACTTAAGACCTTGTCATGAAACAACAGTGGACATTTTTCATaacaagcacacacaaaaaaataataggttGTAG